A part of Aegilops tauschii subsp. strangulata cultivar AL8/78 chromosome 2, Aet v6.0, whole genome shotgun sequence genomic DNA contains:
- the LOC109762651 gene encoding uncharacterized protein, with product MDGGSGLNILYAETLKGMGIPMSKLSESNMSFHGVISGKKAESLGQITLDMLKMPGPRGVITVTGNRQKAEECLQKGSKIADEQMAAVEMEEYKKNADPSDLLRAKNPSSDTAYKSTGETKAVHVHPTDPNAAPTHISTTLDSK from the exons ATGGATGGCGGCAGCGGTCTGAATATTCTTTACGCTGAAACTCTCaaggggatgggcattccgatgtccaagcttagtgaaagcAACATGAGCTTTCACGGTGTTATCTCTGgaaagaaggctgaatcactcggccagataaCTCTTGACAtg ttgaagatgcctggtccaaGAGGCGTGATCACAGTTACTGGCAATCGGCAGAAAGCAGAAGAGTGCCTTCAGAAGGGCTCAAAAATTGCTGATGAACAGATGGCAGCAGTTGAAATGGAAGAATACAAGAAGaacgcagatccgagtgatttgttgagAGCCAAGAATCCTTCTTCTGATACTGCATACAAGTCGACTGGTGAAACAAAGGCAGTTCATGTTCACCCGACTGACCCCAATGCTGCTCCTACTCACATCTCAACAAcgctcgacagcaaatag